ATTGTGACCAACTACTGGGAAAACTGCAGCCAGGAGCAGGAGGTCAAGCAGGTGAGGGCAGGTGGGAGGATGTGGGGAGGCTGAGCAGTGCAGCTGACAAGGAGCTCCCTGGGAGGCAGCTCCAGCTTGCTAGAGAGGAGCTGACCCTACCTGTGACGATGGTCCGCTACAGACCTTGTCCCTCCTCTTCCATGCAGTCCTCTAGGATTTGAATGAGCGCggaagctgctgcttcctcttgcAGTGACTTTTGTTTAGATGTCATTGAGGCACCAGAGTTTGCCACTtcaaagtgtataattcagtgtttATTCTCAAGGCTGTACAGCCGTCACCACCACCTAATTCCAGAATCACCTTGAAAAGAAACCCGTACCTATTAGCAGTgactccctgcccaccccccctgccccccagctccaGGCAACTGATAATCTGCTTTGTCATCCATTAACTTTTCACACTTTCTAAAAAACCAACTCTGTTGACCCATCATTTTCTGATAATAAGATGCACATATTTTCATTATCCTATTGgataaaatcaatataaatataCTCACATCAATCTAATCAGAACACATCTCCATCAGCCTGGAAGATCCCCGTGTCCCCTTTGAAGTACTGTACtggttcattctgttttccacgCACATTCTCTCTAGTTAGTTGGTTATTAAGGCCAGGTGGCAGCAGGAGGGATAGGAGACAGAGGAGGTGAGACATGGCCATCATTCTGTCCCACTGAAGGTGGGGACACTTGCACACAGCCTGTCACACACAGGTACTCATGGATCTATGGAATGTAGTGGCAGAGGAGAGGCCCCAACTGTCAGCCCTCCATCGTCCACAACCAGCCACAGCCCTGCTTTGGACATGGACCTTCCCTGCCCTGGGCTTTGTTAGAAAaaagggctttctttcttttcttttttttttttttttttttttttgagataaaggAAGATTGGACTGGACCATTGGTCTCCAAACTTGTTTTTAGCCTTGACATTGTCTTTGAATACATCTTACATGGAGGTGCATCCCACAGAGTGGAGAGGACAGCTTTTCTGGTGGATGGCCATCTTGGCTCATTATCCCGAAAGCCTGTGTTCATGTCCCATGGCCGTCATTACacactgagtggcttaaaacaacaggaacTGGCTCTTTCCAGTCTGGGGCCCAGAAGTCCACAATTAAGGaggctctaggggcgcctgggtgactcagtgggttaaagccgctgccttcagctcaggtcatgatcccagggtcctgggatcgagccccgaattgggctctctgctcggcagggagcctgcttcctcctctctctctgcctgcctctctgcctacttgtgatctgtctgtcaaataaataaataaaatcttttttaaaaaaattagaaatatattaagaaaaaaaaaaaaaaaggaagcggCTCTAAGGACAATTCCACTCCTTCCCTCTTGCAGTGTCTGGTGGCTGCTGGCTCTCCTTGTGGCCACATActcccagcctctgccttcatgtgaccttctcttctctgtgcctcctcttCAGTCTTTTATAGGGACCCTTGTCTTCAGATTGAGGACCCACCTGGGATAATTATATCTGCGGATCTCatttcccaaataaggtcacagtcACAGGTTCTGGGGGTTAGGATGTACACATATCTTTTTAGAGGCCATTCAAGCCCCATGCATCCTTATCTGGCAGGCACTGTGGCCGTCCCCGTGTAACTGCTACCAGAAGGTTAGGTCCCTGGTCCAGGATCTCACAGCAAGTGTGTTGCAGAGCCAGTGTGACCCCCTAGCAGTGTGTGTGCTCTGAGCTGTGCCACCTCCCTGTAGGCCTGCTAGGGCCCTGCAAGGATGGCGGCTTtgcaggcagagatgggaggtCTCTGTGTGGCCCTCTCCCAGGCAGCAGACCTACTCCGACCTGTCACAGTGCACATGGGTGGGCCGCCATTGAGCATGTTGGGAAGTACAACCCCCCGGGTGACCTAGAGAAGTGACACTAAGATAGAAGGCTCACAGTAGTGTGTGAGAGGGCGCAGCACCACGTGTGAGCGTCATTCCAGAAGAGGGAGCCTTACCTAAGGGTGAAGTGGTGTCGGCCTCTTAGCATCAGGCACAGCAGCACTGGGGGGTGGGAGAGCCAGGGCTCTGATTGGGGACATATCCTCCCTCTTCAGCTTTGTGGTTTCTCCTTTCCTCACTAGGGGAAGCTGCTGGCTGATCTGGCCAAGCGCCTGGGCCTTCACTATGTGGTCTACAGCGGCCTGGAGAACATCAAGAGGCTGACGGCCGGAAGACTGGCAGCAGGCCACTTTGATGGCAAGGGGGAAGTGGAGGAATATTTCCGGGACATCGGAGTCCCCATGACCAGCGTACGGCTGTCTTGCTATTTTGAGAACCTCCTCTCCTACTTCCTGCCCCAGAAAACCCCTGATGGAAAGAGCTACTTGCTGAGTGAgtgcttttcctctttcttcgAGCGTCTGCTCTCACCAAGGGAAGCTGTGGGTATTGTATAAAACAGGCTTGTCCTCAGATGGTTCTGGGTCCAAGCCTGGGTTCTCCCATGTTAGGCCCGTGACTTTGAACAAAGTAACTTCGCTGGGCCTCTGCTTCCTGGTCTATGAAATGGGCATAATAGTGCGACTTTTGCAAGGGTGATGAGGAAATCTGCCGGAGGCAGTGATGCGATGCTTCGTCTGTTACAGAGACGAGCACACCTGTTACTTCTCCTTCAGGAGTAAAGAGAGGATTTGGAAGATCAGGACCAATAGTAGGTTTCACAAAGTAGGAAAGCACTTTCTTCTCAATCTGTAAATGGGCTGCCTAGAGCCTTTGACGGCTCATGTCCTGTGGCTGGCCAGCATCCTCAGccggccacccctcccccatgcgAGGACAGCAGGGTCAGGCGGTATGGGCCTAGTGTTGGCTCGCTGGCATTGCCCTTTAGTCTGCTGAACCGGCCGGGGATACCGCTCGTGTTCCATCCCTGGCTGAGCTCAGTGAACGAGGTCTCTGGCTGACCTGAATGGGCAGCTGCGGAGGCCCCTTCTCGTGGGTGAGGAATGTGGC
The sequence above is a segment of the Mustela lutreola isolate mMusLut2 chromosome 17, mMusLut2.pri, whole genome shotgun sequence genome. Coding sequences within it:
- the NMRAL1 gene encoding nmrA-like family domain-containing protein 1 isoform X3, whose protein sequence is MGDKELVVVFGATGAQGGSVAWTLLEDGTFRVRVVTRDPRQKAAKELRLQGAEVVQGDQDDAASMELALTGAHAAFIVTNYWENCSQEQEVKQGKLLADLAKRLGLHYVVYSGLENIKRLTAGRLAAGHFDGKGEVEEYFRDIGVPMTSVRLSCYFENLLSYFLPQKTPDGKSYLLSDPGGL